The DNA sequence acacgcgcacacacacgcacacacacacacaatcgcacGCTTCATTATGCGTCACCTCTGCCCCTGTTtctggtaagtgtgtgtgtttctcagcgTAACACTTCATTTACAACCAAAGTAGCCACACCCCCCTGTCACTTTACCTACAGAGATGAATCACTGTGGTGACGATACTGTACTCAACCCCCTGATGCTTCctgactgtctgcctgtctgtctgtccctccctctctcgccaCTCCTCCACATGACATGATGTGGAAGCagaaacatttacaaagtgaCCGAAAAACAAAAGTCAGGTTTAAAGtcagtcattttatttttaaatatgttaaatgaaaaaatatatatcaatgtAAAACTCTAGGATGAACAATAGATATATATACGACTCTGTAAAGACTTGTGTTTATCTGCTCGGCAGAGAGGATTGAACAGGAGGTGAGACGCCTCCACATACAGTACAACTTGACACCAGACCTCAGGGCTGGCAAACATTCATGTGCGATGTAAACGTTCAATAACATTAGAGTGCTTGAATCTGCTACAAGAATAAATCCTATCACCGCCGTGACAGTTTCAATCGTACCCTCAAATATGACAAAGCATTTCTACAAGTCCACGTTGTCGATGCTCTTAATGTCGTCACGCCATCCACTTGGGGATCGGGAACTTTTGGTGGCCACCAACGTGCAACAGCAGACGTTACACTGTCCAGTAGGAGAGTCACAGTTGAGCCCAGCAGTTCTTTCATCTCCGTAACGACTCTATTTCGTCCGATGGTTTCCCTTAATGCAGTTTTTTCCAACTTTCCATGTGTCCTCAAGTCCAGAAGTTGCTCTGTCCATGTGCAAGTTGATTCTCCACAGGTAACGTATGTTGAAATGTCATGCATGGGCCCTGTCCAGCTGGAGGCCGCCTCCCCTGGCCTGTGGTGACGTCTCTTAGAAGACATTTTGCAGGTTTTCAGCTCAGAACAGGGAGATGATTTCATGTGTAGCCATGGAAATGCAGTTCTACCCGTCAACACACCATGGACAGGCTCTTCCATCACCTCCAGTTTACTGGTGCTTGGTAAGAGCATCCGTTTTGAGATTAAAAACAGTACAGTGACAATGTTACACGACAAGCTGCTCATAGTTTGAAAGGGAACTCCAACAGGAAGTCTTGGACCACATGTGTGACTGGCAGCTCTGGCACCAGACTTCCCCCATCGCACAGCTCCATGATGCGCTTCCTGCACAGTTCCTGCAAAGTTGGCTCCCATTTCCTGTACGGGACGCTCAGGCTCTTTTTGGGGGAGTTGATGTAATGCTCCAACAGGGCGAAGAGCGTCGGGAACGAGCGCTCGTTGCCTGCCAATGAGAACTTTTTCTGCTTGTAGGAGATGCGCACGCTGACCGGCCCGCTCTTGGCGTGGTAGGACAGAGTGAAGAAGATGTCTTTCTGCCGACTGTCGCGGATGAGGAAGCTGCCCAGCGGCGCGTCCCGCAGCATGCGGTGGGCGTCCTCCACTCCCAGGGGGCCCCAGTAGAAGCCGCTGCGCTCGAGCTTGGCTGCGGTCTCTGTGATGATCTTGCAGTCCTCCTTGCAGGAGAAAGTACGGAAGTGGGTCAGATACACGGAGGGGACGGACACTGGTTTCGGGATTGGCTCTGGAGCGGCCTGATGCTGAAGATGCTCTGTGCGAAGTGATGATGACGAAGACAAGGAGGACGATGAGGAAAAGGATGATGacgaagatgaggaggaggaggaggacgacgacgacgacgccGACGATGAGCTTGACGAATGAGTCTTGTCGTGGCCTTCCACTGTGCTGTCGGCTACCATCCTACAGGGGAGAGAGGCCCCAGACCCTCTCCCATCTCTACCCACCCCACTGTCAtcctgagagagacacagaagagGAGACAAAAGTTAGTATCTTCAATCCAACCATCATCAAACTACGGGCTTTACTTTCACAGCAGCTTGAGCAGAGTCAAAGTCAGTGAAGAGTCATTATGTCTTGACTAATGAAGATTCAAGTTAACACACAAGTTTAAAGCCAAGTGTCAGAAAAGGACCCTGTTAGGTCACGTGGCTCAAGAAGAAGAACGATTTCCTGATTGATCAGTCGTGGCAGGAGTCATAAAGTCTTTTATATAGATtaatgtgtgtctgagtgtgcgtatgtgtgtgcgtgtgcgcatgCATaattcagtgaatgtctgagtGTAGATTAGAAATTCATTCTGGTTTCCACTGAGCGGAACTTTGGCTATGACTGGAATCTGTGGTTTGTCTAAGAATAAAGCACTGATGTCAGCCACAGTCAAtttactgtatacacacacacacacacacacacacacacacacacacacacaaaagactgCCTCCTACCACAGTGACTGATAAATCAGGTTTTAATCAAATGTTTACGCTCCTATTTtgacaaatacaataattattCATATagaattatataataataatatagtaatgAATGACTTTCTCCTGTGCAGTTGAATGTGAACAACCAATCACTGCGAGTTGTTTTAAGTTCAAGGAAAAGTTCAAGTGATTCCCCAAAATCAGGTAATGATTAACAGATGATTTCCTGTGGGGCCAGTGATCCCAGTCACGGAGATGGATGCATTATATTCACGATGAATAAAGTATAAAGAGATCAATTTCAAGTGTGTATCATTTCTATGTTGAATTTTTGATTCTTTAATGCATTTTTGCAGAAACAGACTCCCTGCACTGTGGACTGATCACTGAGGTTTGCATCGTTGCACAAggcccatgtttttttttttacctgcaacacaaacccccccccgtGCATTACGAAATAGATCAACTCACCGTTGTGTTGCAACATCAGCTGCGTTTTAAAGACGCCTTTACGTGTCCCCAGTAAATCCCGTGAAAGCTGCGTGAAGGCTGCGTTGAAAAATCCCGCAAGGGCAATCCGTGACGCAGCGCGGACCGCACACGGGCACTTTTCTTTGTGACAGCTCGGAGGAGGTACAACTGACCGAGCAGCTGGTTGTCGGTTCTCAGTCTGctccgtgtgcgtgtgcgtgtgtctgtgtcagggAAGGTAAACATCTCACGAGGTTTTATACTGTCTaagctccaccccccacccacacccccacccccgtCGGTTCCTCGAACAGCCACTTCAGCTGCTGATTTACTCTAAATAGAAAGTGAAACCAAACTGAGAGCACACTCCCGCGTCTCTTTCATTTCGTTTTGCGCTGTTGTTATTATAAGAACTCGAGAAAACCATAGAAAACGCCACGTGACGGCGAGACGAGTGACAGGTTTgggattcatttatttaaacgtGAGTCCGAAGTCGGGGGATCTATTTTTACCCGTTCGTCccagagaggtggggggggggtcccgTGCGAGCAGCGACAGAAAAGATCCTTGAATTGATAAATAAGTGGTTAAACACGTCAGTCGGTGGTGTAGACAGAAGCACAGGTTGTGCTCGGGGTGGGTGTTGATATCAGGTGACAGATCAAGTTAAAGGTCTCACATGTCAGCCCTTGGCGTCAGTCTGTTGCAGATTTGCAGTTCAGATGAAGGATCTGCAAAAACAATTTCACCTTTGCTCAACCACCATGTTTAAGCCTCCATAGACAATGTGTTTGAGTTCCTGCACCCTCCTGCTTTCGCCTCTCGTCTTTGTCCTGCTGTACTCCTCAGGTTACGTGACATTCTGGTTGCACGGTTTTCCATATTTTCGTCCCCCATGTTCTCACGTTTCTACTTGTACTCGTTGGCGTAAAGTCAGTGTGTCGTATGCTAACATGTTCCTGTTAGAGGCTCCACTTTTTGCACCATTATCTtgtacaaataatataaaaacacgaAGAGAAGTACAAGACTAAAGGGAAGTGAGTTACAAAAGGCtaaaatgtgattaataaaGCACGAGGACACGTGGTTCTTCAGTTGACCCTTATCTACAAGCGGGAACAACTCAATTATTATAAATGATTAACTCTCACTGTTGCGTCATCCCATCAGATCATTTCACTATTTTGGATTTTACCACTTGGACCCATTTCCCACTGTGAATCCCATTTTGAGGATATATTTTCAAGAATTGATGAAGTTTCCTCAGATGACACATCATAGTGTTTTTCTTATTCCTCTTTACGTGGACGGTGGTTACTCTcgtctgctctgctctgacacTGTTTCACGTAAAGCTGAACCGCTCTGCTGTCATACGACTATTTTAGGTGATTTCTAATTATgtcacgtaaaaaaaaaaaaaaaagaaaacagtcatGATGGAAATGTTTCAAATCTCACTtcagcttctttctttttttaaaaactacatCTGTCTGACAGAGTCGGCATGTGATGCAAAGGGAAACTGACAAAGCATCTGATTTCATTTAGGCTCATCTTTCCAGACCTTCTCCAGTGTTTGAATACTGCATGTGTGCATAATCCATAAAGTACATCTGCTTGCAGTGTGGCCAGCAAACCAGTGTAAATGACTTCATCGGTGTCTCCTGCCAAACGTTTCATGGGTTTGGTAAATAGCAGTAAACTAGTTAACAATAAGGCTCTTTTGTTCTCCAGCAGCATCTTGGTTGCATTACACTCTCGTCACGTGCAGCTTTCTTacaagaaaaaaggagaaatgaaaatgacgAACAGTGTCAACAGCATCCCAGTTTGAGTAAATCGAGAGAGGGATGAATAGAAAGTTAAAGCCCCGTGGTCAGCTGGCTGGGCTAAAAGAGgaacagtcagacagacaggtgagacgaGTGGGACGTTAGTTTCATTTCTTCAGGCCTGACTCAACTAGTTCCACTCTGTGTATCTGATGGTGCCACTTATGTGCACCTGGACTCCCTCATGGAGCCTCTGCAGACACTTACAACCCCTGCTGTGTCCCCTGCACTGGTGTGGGTCTGTTATTGTTGTGTGCACGTGAATCCTAACTTGGAAGTGTGTCCTTAAgtaataacataaaaacatgcagGGATTCACAGAGGTGAACGTGTCTACTTACTTTCAGGCGCTGATCTCACATCTCTCTGTGAAacaacttttcatttttatagcTTTACTAAATCACTTTTTACTTTCGAGGATATCCTTATAAAGACCTAACttcactttataaataaacGCTGGTTTATAGCTTGTATCAGAAAGTACTCTTCCGGTCGGCAGCTTTGAGAATAATCCCAGAGGGCTGAAATGTAATCGTATCTATTTTAAAAGTCACTGGAATGTGAAAAGCTATGTTTAAAATGCATAGTTGGACCACACTGCAGTCAGATCAGTGTTGCCAGATGAAAGTGAGgcgatggagggagggggggggggctgtgctGCTGTAGAAGTCTCTGTTTTCATGGTAGTGAGGCGATTGAGCTTGATCAGAAATGCACACTAATACTGCCACTGGTCCTCCTCTGTCTGGTACTTCTTGCATGCATTGCAAATATACGATATATGTTAACATTGCTTTTGCGTGCATGTTGTTATGCACTCAGCTCACGTGTGCACATATCCCATAAGTTTCATTTCTgtgaaacagggagagagacaagaaAACTGAAACATAGCCAGCTCCACACAATGGAGTGCATGTGTCCGATTGCAGATCCTGAGAATATGTGTGGATGCAGCGGTTCATGCGTGAATCGGGACAGAAGATATGTTGAATGCATGCATGAGCAGTAAAAAAGTAGACATGCACAAAGCTGCAGGATCAGTTTTATTCATGAAACGTTACTTGTTCTTGCAGTGGCCGCACAGAactgttgtttactgttgtgtGGCAGGGTTCATCAATGGATTACAGATGTAGGGAAGAGGCAGAGCAGGGGAAATCCATGTCTGCTCCTTGTTGTCCTGCAGGAACATTTGTTGTAAACCATACGAGCTTAGCtggactcttttttttttttactattgcAGATATGAGACAAGACTACTCATTATAATCTGAACTATAAACAGATTAAATCTCCTGAACATGTCGTGGCACATGCACTCTTTCTCAGGAGGTTCCTGCAGGAGTGAGCTAAGGCTGCGATGCTGTGGTTTTCTTGACAAATGTAACTTCTGGAAGTTGTACTGAAGACCTGCAATTTTCAGCTGTCAAAATATCAGATGGTGTTTCACTTAGTTTCTTCCTGTCGCAGCTTGAAACTGCATCGACAGACAGAtgccatgatgatgatgatgatggatggggcctgtgtgtctgtgggtgtgtcaTCATGTGTGGTTCTGTGTCAGGTACATTGAAACTTTTTTCCGTCTCTGAGGCGTTTGGTTATTTCTGGCGCCCTGTGTCGTTCCAGCAAAGAATTCCCTGCACCTCCCAGTCTGAAAAATAGAAACTCAAACTCTAGAATCCATTTCTTACCTctgctgttatcctcctcctaGTAACTgcatttgaatctgaatttgaatgtcgAGGCTCACAGTCACTTTGaatgacaccacagcagcaacatggaggcattttatgttctttttttagtaCGTTTGAAGGAGTGGTCACTATTTACTTCAATTgcatttgatttggctgcaacactgtttgctcctgaaactccaaaaagtgttttgtggactcaaacacttctccatcggcacagtggtgagtagataacgagtgaattttcatttttgggtgaaccatccctttaaagTTAGGGTTGGGCAAGTTGTTATTGCAACGGTTAGAGTAAGTGTCTAGGCAGTGTCTAGCTTCCTATTGTCATTCCTTAGCTTCTTGCAAACGCTGGTGTTACAGTAAGAGCCAGATCTGTTGCTCCATAACAGAATTTACTTTCAATATGATGTCCTTCTGAAAACAATGATAGATGGAAgtaaaaattattttattatacacCCGCGTGTGTCTTCACTTTCAGTTTGTGGCGTGATTTATTGTAGACTGCTGTGTACTCGGTGATATGGTTGTGGACTCTGCTGCTGAATATGGCAGGGATGAGGCCTGGATGGCAGCAACATGCCAAAGTGCGAATCCTGTATCggcaataaataattcattcgCCCATTGAAAAGATTCTTAAGAAACAAGACCGGACCAGGCAGTTTGGTAGAGAGGTTATGATGTGtacctttttatttctgttgaaaATTACAGGGGGAAGCGTCACTGCTTTTGTTGCTGTTTCCCGTAAGTCAATCTAACTCCATATCCGGCTTCTGTTTGCACCAATTAACCACAGTGGAGGCCTGAGAAGTTaataatttttcattttggcaTTTTATCTCACCCTCCTTATCAAGGAGGGTGAGATAATTCACCATGAAAGCTTTCCTGACGTGAAGCCGAAACACCTCTATAATAACCTCAGCCAGGGGGtctctttcttttgtctccttTTCTGAATGTAAGACATGATCAGAGGAGTTGTCTGTCTGAGGTTTAATCCAGGTTCAGTGGATCCTGACTTTACTGTAATCCACTGTCAGGTCAtaattctgctgcagtgaaagtgaaagtgcgGTGAAATGAGAAGCTGTGTTTCAGGGAATCTTTATCACTTATTATAAGGAAGATCTAGAAATTCGTAGGGATGTTTAATTACTTCCCGTGTTAGTAGATGGAATACACAATCAAATAAACATCTCTTGCACAAACCAGATTGAGGCTTTTAAAGGA is a window from the Hippoglossus hippoglossus isolate fHipHip1 chromosome 8, fHipHip1.pri, whole genome shotgun sequence genome containing:
- the socs1a gene encoding suppressor of cytokine signaling 1a, with amino-acid sequence MVADSTVEGHDKTHSSSSSSASSSSSSSSSSSSSSSFSSSSSLSSSSSLRTEHLQHQAAPEPIPKPVSVPSVYLTHFRTFSCKEDCKIITETAAKLERSGFYWGPLGVEDAHRMLRDAPLGSFLIRDSRQKDIFFTLSYHAKSGPVSVRISYKQKKFSLAGNERSFPTLFALLEHYINSPKKSLSVPYRKWEPTLQELCRKRIMELCDGGSLVPELPVTHVVQDFLLEFPFKL